A genomic segment from Stappia indica encodes:
- a CDS encoding N-6 DNA methylase, whose product MAVQAAEFQKTAARPVAVIVQQGKILDYIDGITQRNETPEEYVRQEIAKSLVREYGYEKAEVSVEFVLRLGSRKPRADLVIFDEGDKHDQDRARIIIECKSQKIKSSDRKEGVGQLQSYMAACPNVAYGMWTNGIERYCYRRVDTNGSVKFEEIPDIPGKGRTEDEVERPRFDQLKAASSDALLFAFRRCHNYIAGNQGLQKPEAFWELLKIIFCKIHDERSSDEVEFYATSKERHGMNGQLKVKARIARLFDEVKAEYPTIFRENEVVELNDGVRAYIVSQLQMYSLLESDIDVKGRAYEEIVGSNLRGDRGEFFTPRNICQMAVAMLDPGERQMILDPACGTGGFLITAMNYVIEKIRSAEISKWGDVERAETAIRQRVSRFAQNYIIGMDLNPNLVKASKMNMVMNNDGAGGLYQANSLKAPATWEDSLRDRQIMGQVDLLFTNPPFGSKIPIDEPSILEAYDLGHTWAYDADTDKWTKTDAVQKSQPPEILFIERCIKLLKPGSGRCAIVLPDGILGSPGLGYVREWILQNTRVLASIDLHPDTFQPHVSVQTSVLVLERKTDEQIAVETAAGRLNDYEVFMAVANHIGHDKRGNVTYVRDRKGNEIVEEVEETLKEYEDGKPVYKKQRTQRKVIDDNTLQIAQAFRSWLYEQD is encoded by the coding sequence ATGGCCGTCCAAGCTGCCGAGTTTCAAAAGACGGCCGCGCGCCCCGTTGCCGTTATCGTTCAGCAGGGAAAAATCCTCGACTACATCGACGGCATCACTCAGCGGAATGAGACGCCCGAGGAATACGTCCGCCAAGAGATCGCAAAGTCGCTTGTGCGCGAATATGGGTATGAGAAAGCCGAGGTGTCCGTTGAATTTGTTCTGCGCCTTGGCTCGCGTAAGCCAAGGGCTGACCTCGTCATTTTCGACGAAGGCGACAAGCACGATCAGGATCGCGCCCGCATCATCATCGAGTGCAAGTCGCAGAAGATCAAATCATCAGACCGCAAGGAAGGCGTCGGCCAGCTTCAAAGCTACATGGCGGCGTGCCCGAATGTTGCCTATGGCATGTGGACGAATGGGATCGAACGCTACTGCTATCGGCGAGTCGATACCAATGGCTCCGTCAAATTCGAGGAAATCCCCGACATTCCCGGCAAAGGCCGGACAGAGGATGAAGTCGAACGCCCGCGCTTCGATCAGTTGAAGGCGGCGTCGTCCGATGCGCTGCTTTTCGCGTTCCGCCGCTGCCATAACTACATCGCCGGAAACCAAGGGCTACAGAAGCCCGAAGCGTTTTGGGAACTGCTCAAGATCATCTTCTGCAAAATCCACGACGAGCGAAGCTCTGACGAGGTGGAATTCTACGCGACCTCGAAAGAGCGCCACGGCATGAACGGGCAACTCAAGGTCAAGGCGCGCATCGCCCGCCTGTTTGACGAGGTGAAAGCGGAATATCCCACGATCTTCCGCGAAAACGAAGTCGTCGAACTCAATGACGGCGTTCGCGCCTACATCGTCAGCCAGTTGCAGATGTATTCGCTGCTCGAAAGCGACATCGACGTGAAGGGGCGCGCCTACGAGGAAATCGTCGGGTCGAACCTGCGCGGGGATCGCGGCGAATTCTTTACCCCTCGCAACATCTGCCAAATGGCCGTCGCGATGCTTGATCCGGGTGAGCGGCAAATGATCCTCGATCCGGCATGTGGGACCGGGGGCTTTCTGATCACAGCCATGAACTATGTGATCGAAAAGATCAGGTCTGCCGAGATCAGCAAATGGGGAGACGTTGAGCGCGCAGAAACGGCGATCCGTCAGCGTGTCAGCCGTTTCGCGCAGAACTACATCATTGGCATGGACCTGAACCCGAACCTCGTCAAAGCGTCCAAGATGAACATGGTCATGAACAATGACGGTGCTGGCGGGCTGTATCAGGCGAACTCCCTCAAGGCCCCTGCCACATGGGAGGACAGCCTTCGGGATCGGCAGATCATGGGTCAGGTCGATCTGCTGTTCACCAACCCGCCTTTCGGCTCGAAAATCCCCATCGACGAACCGTCGATCTTGGAGGCATACGACCTCGGGCACACATGGGCCTACGATGCCGACACCGACAAGTGGACGAAAACTGACGCCGTTCAGAAATCGCAGCCGCCCGAAATCCTGTTCATCGAGCGGTGCATCAAACTGCTGAAACCCGGCTCGGGTCGCTGCGCCATCGTCTTGCCTGACGGCATCCTCGGATCGCCGGGGCTTGGCTATGTGCGCGAGTGGATTTTGCAGAACACGCGCGTGCTCGCGAGCATCGACCTGCACCCCGACACCTTCCAGCCGCATGTCAGCGTGCAGACGAGCGTGCTCGTCCTCGAACGCAAGACGGACGAGCAGATTGCCGTCGAGACGGCAGCGGGTCGCCTGAACGATTACGAGGTCTTCATGGCCGTGGCGAACCACATCGGTCACGACAAGCGCGGCAACGTCACCTATGTGCGCGACCGCAAAGGCAATGAGATTGTCGAGGAAGTCGAAGAAACCCTCAAGGAGTATGAGGACGGCAAACCCGTCTACAAGAAGCAGCGCACGCAGCGCAAAGTCATCGACGACAACACCCTCCAAATCGCACAGGCGTTCCGGTCATGGCTCTACGAGCAAGACTAA
- a CDS encoding adenylate/guanylate cyclase domain-containing protein, which translates to MTGERDRAAPELSARDVRRRDWARPLRVHLSTVIVALLLGISLPLTWLAHDQGTRLATSAASERMSLLGRRVAAQYEAVFNDGLTAVMLAAAADTLLEDPTGDMAGKALFLDRVLDTSPHIDGLYAARADGSFLHGVGDTAAWHAALEAPQGTDHAVRTILPGEDGTRRSAWRFLTADGREISRREEGVTRFDPRRRPWYRAAISARGRPVTVGPYTMATTGELGLTIAVEAPDEPGAVVGADLLLQTLSDLLSREAVSPRASGYVFDEAGRLIVHSDPKMMAALLPQLSSRSRHTSVSLDDPLLPLLLPQLGPGTVSGLHRIEAGGETYLLALEPVRGASELAGTVVAVAAPLSDFTAESRLLLARALIVSFGLIVMGVLSALLVARLVSRSLTQLADDAARIGDLDLETRPLVSSLVAEINTLAGALATARTAIASFALYVPRELVRKVVAAGRQDPASAERRDVTVLFTDIRDFTTLSEQHAPEEVVALLSDYFELLNRIVEAHDGVIVQYLGDSVYAMWNAPESNPDHVADACRCTLELAEAVAAFNKDNRAAGRPELATRFGLHTGIAVVGSVGASTRRQYTAIGDTINVASRLEGMNKEFGTTVLTSEAVRVAAGDEAFAFRPLGSARAKGRAAEIAVYELTAP; encoded by the coding sequence GTGACGGGGGAAAGGGACAGGGCAGCGCCGGAGCTGTCGGCACGCGATGTGCGGCGGCGCGACTGGGCGCGGCCGCTGCGCGTCCATCTCAGCACCGTGATCGTCGCCCTGCTGCTCGGCATCTCGCTGCCGCTCACCTGGCTCGCCCACGACCAGGGCACCCGCCTCGCCACCTCGGCGGCGAGCGAGCGCATGAGCCTGCTCGGCCGGCGCGTCGCCGCCCAGTACGAGGCGGTGTTCAACGACGGGCTCACCGCCGTGATGCTGGCCGCCGCCGCCGACACGCTGCTGGAGGATCCCACCGGCGACATGGCCGGCAAGGCGCTGTTCCTCGACCGGGTTCTCGACACCTCGCCGCATATCGACGGGCTCTATGCCGCCCGTGCCGACGGCAGCTTCCTGCATGGCGTCGGCGACACTGCGGCCTGGCATGCAGCGCTTGAGGCGCCTCAGGGCACCGACCACGCGGTGCGCACCATCTTGCCCGGCGAGGACGGCACCCGCCGCTCCGCCTGGCGCTTTCTCACCGCCGACGGGCGCGAGATTTCCCGCCGCGAAGAGGGCGTCACCCGCTTCGATCCGCGCCGCCGGCCCTGGTACCGGGCGGCGATCTCGGCGCGCGGCCGGCCCGTCACCGTCGGGCCCTACACGATGGCGACCACCGGCGAGCTCGGCCTCACCATCGCCGTCGAGGCTCCCGACGAGCCGGGCGCGGTGGTCGGCGCCGACCTGCTGCTGCAGACCCTCAGCGACCTCTTGTCGCGCGAGGCGGTGTCGCCGCGGGCGAGCGGCTACGTCTTCGACGAGGCCGGCCGGCTGATCGTCCATTCCGACCCGAAGATGATGGCAGCGCTCCTGCCGCAGCTCTCGTCGCGCTCGCGCCACACGTCCGTCAGCCTCGACGATCCGCTGCTCCCCCTGCTGCTGCCGCAGCTGGGGCCGGGCACCGTCTCCGGCCTCCACCGGATCGAGGCCGGCGGCGAGACCTACCTGCTGGCGCTGGAGCCGGTGCGCGGGGCGAGCGAACTTGCCGGCACCGTCGTTGCCGTTGCCGCGCCGCTGTCGGACTTCACCGCCGAAAGCCGGCTGCTGCTCGCCCGCGCCCTCATCGTCTCCTTCGGCCTCATCGTCATGGGCGTGCTGTCGGCCCTGCTCGTCGCGCGCCTGGTCAGCCGGTCGCTGACGCAGCTTGCGGACGATGCCGCGCGCATCGGCGATCTCGACCTTGAGACCCGCCCCCTCGTCTCCTCGCTGGTCGCGGAGATCAACACGCTGGCCGGCGCGCTCGCCACCGCCCGCACCGCCATCGCCAGCTTCGCGCTCTATGTCCCGCGCGAGCTGGTGCGCAAGGTCGTCGCCGCCGGGCGGCAGGACCCGGCCTCGGCCGAGCGGCGCGACGTCACCGTCCTGTTCACCGACATCCGCGACTTTACCACCCTTTCGGAGCAGCACGCGCCGGAGGAAGTGGTCGCCCTGCTCTCCGACTATTTCGAGCTGCTCAACCGCATCGTCGAGGCGCATGACGGCGTCATCGTCCAGTATCTGGGGGACTCCGTCTACGCCATGTGGAACGCGCCGGAGAGCAACCCGGACCATGTGGCGGACGCCTGCCGCTGCACCCTGGAACTGGCAGAGGCGGTCGCCGCGTTCAACAAGGACAACCGCGCCGCCGGCCGGCCCGAGCTTGCCACCCGCTTCGGGCTGCATACCGGCATTGCCGTCGTCGGCAGCGTCGGCGCCTCGACCCGGCGCCAGTACACCGCCATCGGCGACACGATCAATGTCGCCTCGCGGCTGGAGGGCATGAACAAGGAGTTCGGCACCACCGTCCTGACCAGCGAGGCGGTGCGGGTGGCTGCCGGCGACGAAGCCTTCGCCTTCCGCCCGCTCGGCAGCGCGCGGGCCAAGGGCCGGGCGGCGGAAATCGCCGTCTACGAGCTGACGGCGCCGTAA
- a CDS encoding YgaP family membrane protein, giving the protein MTLDRAVLAFAGAMTLLSVVLTLTVSPLFVWFTVFIGVNMLQAAFTGFCPAAMIFRRLGIAPGTAF; this is encoded by the coding sequence ATGACCCTCGACCGTGCCGTTCTCGCCTTTGCCGGCGCCATGACGCTTCTGTCCGTGGTGCTGACGCTCACCGTTTCGCCGCTCTTCGTCTGGTTCACCGTGTTCATCGGTGTCAACATGCTGCAGGCCGCCTTTACCGGCTTCTGCCCGGCGGCGATGATTTTCCGCCGTCTCGGCATCGCGCCGGGAACGGCGTTCTGA
- a CDS encoding ion transporter, whose product MRERLKALVQSRRWEAVIIALIVVNAVTLGLETSPSIMAAFGPALVAFDALILAVFTVEIALRIVAHGPSFFRDPWNLFDFAVVGVALMPASGAFSVLRALRILRVLRLISVVPSLRRVVGGLVAALPGMGSIVLLLGLVFYVFAVMTTKLYGASFPEWFGTIAASLYTLFQIMTLESWSMGIVRPVMEVYPLSWLLFVPFILCTAFTVLNLFIGVIVSAMQQEHEHTAEADRQAIHDETGLVLAEVRALREEVRELRGRLAER is encoded by the coding sequence ATGCGTGAACGGCTCAAGGCCCTGGTCCAGTCGCGCCGCTGGGAAGCGGTGATCATCGCGCTCATCGTCGTCAATGCGGTGACGCTCGGCCTGGAGACCAGCCCGAGCATTATGGCCGCCTTCGGCCCGGCGCTCGTCGCCTTCGACGCGCTGATCCTGGCGGTCTTCACCGTCGAGATCGCCTTGCGGATCGTGGCGCACGGGCCGTCCTTCTTCCGCGATCCGTGGAACCTCTTCGACTTCGCGGTGGTGGGCGTTGCCCTGATGCCCGCCAGCGGGGCGTTCTCGGTCTTGCGCGCGCTGCGCATCCTGCGCGTGCTGCGGCTGATCTCGGTGGTGCCCTCGCTGCGCCGGGTGGTCGGCGGCCTCGTCGCGGCGCTCCCCGGCATGGGCTCCATCGTGCTGCTGCTCGGCCTCGTCTTCTACGTCTTCGCGGTGATGACGACGAAGCTCTACGGCGCGTCCTTCCCCGAATGGTTCGGCACCATCGCCGCCTCGCTCTACACGCTGTTCCAGATCATGACGCTGGAAAGCTGGTCGATGGGCATCGTGCGGCCGGTGATGGAGGTCTATCCGCTGTCCTGGCTGCTGTTCGTGCCCTTCATCCTGTGCACCGCCTTCACCGTGCTGAACCTTTTCATCGGTGTCATCGTCTCGGCCATGCAGCAGGAGCACGAGCACACGGCCGAGGCCGACCGCCAGGCGATCCACGACGAGACCGGGCTGGTGCTGGCCGAGGTGCGGGCGCTGCGCGAGGAAGTGCGCGAGCTGCGCGGGCGCCTCGCCGAGCGCTGA
- a CDS encoding TetR/AcrR family transcriptional regulator, whose translation MARATRDQIVGEADRLFYEQGFEHTSFADIAAAVGISRGNFYHHFKTKDEILIAVIDRRLEATRALLVAWESEAGDSPAARIRCFIRILIANRAKILRHGCPVGTLTAELAKIDHPSLSDAGGLFALFRDWLARQFAALGLGPDADRLALHLIARSQGIATLANALNDADFVEREVADLTRWLDQTVPASA comes from the coding sequence ATGGCGCGCGCGACCCGCGACCAGATCGTCGGCGAGGCCGACCGGCTGTTTTACGAGCAGGGGTTCGAGCACACCTCGTTTGCCGATATCGCGGCGGCGGTCGGCATTTCGCGGGGCAATTTCTACCATCATTTCAAGACGAAAGACGAGATCCTCATTGCTGTGATCGACCGGCGGCTGGAGGCGACGCGCGCGCTCCTAGTGGCCTGGGAGAGCGAGGCCGGCGACAGCCCGGCGGCGCGCATCCGCTGCTTCATCCGCATCCTGATCGCCAACCGGGCGAAGATCCTGCGCCACGGCTGCCCGGTCGGCACGCTCACCGCCGAGCTTGCCAAGATCGACCACCCCTCGCTGAGCGATGCCGGCGGCCTCTTTGCCCTGTTCCGCGACTGGCTGGCGCGCCAGTTCGCAGCGCTCGGCCTTGGCCCGGATGCCGACCGTCTGGCGCTGCATCTGATCGCCCGCAGCCAGGGGATAGCGACCCTCGCCAATGCCCTCAATGATGCCGATTTCGTCGAGCGGGAAGTCGCCGATCTCACCCGCTGGCTCGACCAAACCGTGCCGGCAAGCGCCTGA
- a CDS encoding 2'-deoxycytidine 5'-triphosphate deaminase: MTAADHGILPAQAVAEMFERGEIGAPRRPDDDQIQPASLDLRLGPLAYRVRASFLPGAGARVMEKLDRLKLHAFDLTRGAVLETGCVYIVPLMETLALPQDVSATTNPKSSTGRLDVFTRVITDEGRAFDTVPAGYRGPLYAEISPRTFPVLVREGSRLSQIRFRRGQPVLDDAALSLVHARHGLVSGGEATIGGGVHLTIDLEGAGEGSLIGYRGKRHTGVIDMDLRAGQDPLDFWEPIVNRGGRDLILDPNEFYILVSREAVHVPPLYAAEMVPFDPLVGEFRVHYAGFFDPGFGHSEIGGGGSRAVLEVRSHEVPFIVEHGQTVGRLVYEHMLARPATLYGEGIGSNYQGQGLKLSKHFR; this comes from the coding sequence ATGACCGCAGCCGACCACGGCATTTTGCCGGCGCAGGCCGTCGCCGAGATGTTCGAGCGCGGCGAGATCGGTGCGCCGCGCCGTCCGGACGATGACCAGATCCAGCCGGCGAGCCTCGACCTGCGGCTCGGGCCGCTCGCCTACCGGGTGCGCGCCAGCTTCCTGCCGGGTGCCGGCGCCAGGGTGATGGAAAAGCTCGACCGGCTGAAGCTGCATGCTTTCGACCTGACGCGCGGCGCGGTGCTGGAAACGGGGTGCGTCTACATCGTGCCGCTGATGGAGACGCTGGCGCTGCCGCAGGACGTCTCCGCCACCACCAATCCGAAGAGCTCGACCGGCCGCCTCGACGTGTTCACGCGGGTGATCACCGACGAGGGCCGCGCCTTCGACACGGTGCCGGCCGGCTATCGCGGCCCGCTCTATGCGGAGATCAGCCCGCGCACCTTCCCGGTGCTGGTGCGCGAGGGCTCGCGCCTGTCGCAGATCCGCTTCCGCCGCGGCCAGCCGGTGCTGGACGATGCGGCCCTTTCCCTGGTCCACGCGCGGCACGGCCTCGTCTCGGGCGGCGAGGCGACCATCGGCGGCGGCGTGCACCTGACCATCGATCTTGAGGGCGCGGGCGAAGGCAGCCTGATCGGCTATCGCGGCAAGCGCCATACCGGCGTCATCGACATGGACCTGCGCGCCGGGCAGGACCCGCTCGACTTCTGGGAGCCGATCGTCAATCGCGGCGGCCGCGACCTGATCCTCGATCCCAACGAGTTCTACATTCTCGTCTCGCGCGAGGCGGTGCATGTGCCCCCGCTCTATGCCGCCGAGATGGTGCCCTTCGACCCGCTGGTCGGCGAGTTCCGCGTCCACTATGCCGGCTTCTTCGACCCCGGCTTCGGCCATTCGGAGATCGGCGGCGGCGGCTCGCGCGCCGTGCTGGAGGTGCGCTCGCACGAGGTGCCCTTCATCGTCGAGCACGGCCAGACGGTCGGCCGGCTGGTCTACGAGCACATGCTCGCCCGCCCGGCGACGCTCTACGGCGAGGGCATCGGCTCCAACTACCAGGGCCAGGGCCTGAAGCTGTCGAAGCATTTCCGCTGA
- a CDS encoding efflux RND transporter periplasmic adaptor subunit, whose translation MTLRAAVLAVSALALAGPALSAETLTVEPRTVTEWKAVFGQVQSRDEVPARARIGGTIAELEVEEGDSVRAGERIATVTDEKIAFQVAALDARLRALQSQLENAEAELARAQTLVERGVVTRQRLEQLATSADVTRNQIAAARAERSVVVRQGEEGEVLAPADGRVLTVPVTRGAVIMAGETVAVLGSGGTFLRLAIPERHAASLKDGAAIEIGADGATTTGRLAKVYPQIQAGRVIADVEVERLDTDFVNARVLVRVPVGERQAILLPAAAVTTRAGLDFVDVSGSSGPSMRTVLTGGTVRIDGEAFTEILSGLAPGDEVLVP comes from the coding sequence ATGACCCTGCGTGCCGCAGTTCTGGCAGTCTCGGCCCTCGCCCTTGCGGGGCCGGCGCTGTCGGCGGAGACCCTGACCGTGGAACCCCGCACCGTGACCGAATGGAAAGCCGTGTTCGGCCAGGTCCAGTCGCGGGACGAGGTGCCTGCGCGCGCCCGCATCGGCGGCACCATCGCCGAGCTGGAGGTGGAGGAGGGCGACAGCGTGCGCGCCGGCGAGCGCATCGCCACGGTGACCGACGAGAAGATCGCCTTCCAGGTGGCAGCCCTGGATGCACGGCTACGCGCACTGCAGAGCCAGCTGGAAAACGCCGAGGCCGAGCTTGCCCGCGCCCAAACCCTGGTCGAGCGCGGCGTCGTCACCCGCCAGCGGCTGGAGCAGCTGGCGACCTCCGCAGACGTCACCCGCAACCAGATCGCCGCCGCCCGCGCCGAACGCTCCGTCGTCGTGCGCCAGGGCGAGGAGGGCGAGGTGCTGGCCCCGGCCGACGGGCGCGTGCTCACCGTTCCGGTGACGCGCGGCGCGGTGATCATGGCTGGCGAGACCGTCGCGGTGCTGGGCAGCGGCGGCACCTTCCTGCGCCTTGCCATCCCCGAGCGCCATGCGGCCAGCCTCAAGGACGGGGCGGCCATCGAGATCGGCGCCGACGGGGCGACGACGACCGGCCGGCTCGCCAAGGTCTATCCGCAGATCCAGGCCGGGCGGGTGATCGCCGATGTCGAGGTCGAGCGGCTCGACACCGATTTCGTCAATGCCCGCGTGCTGGTGCGCGTGCCGGTCGGCGAGCGGCAGGCGATCCTGCTTCCCGCCGCGGCCGTGACCACCCGCGCCGGCCTCGATTTCGTTGACGTAAGCGGCAGCAGCGGCCCGTCGATGCGCACCGTGCTGACCGGCGGCACCGTCCGCATCGACGGCGAGGCCTTTACGGAAATCCTCTCGGGGCTTGCGCCCGGCGACGAGGTGCTTGTCCCATGA
- a CDS encoding YciI family protein gives MFVVFLKFATNRAEAPRHMDGHNAWIRQGFEDGVFLLAGSLVPGVGGAVLARGEAREALEARVAADPFVKEGVVSAEIHQIAPGRTHEGLAALLA, from the coding sequence ATGTTCGTCGTGTTCCTGAAATTCGCCACCAACAGGGCGGAGGCGCCCCGCCACATGGACGGGCATAACGCCTGGATCCGCCAGGGCTTCGAGGACGGCGTCTTCCTGCTCGCCGGCAGCCTGGTGCCGGGTGTCGGGGGTGCCGTTCTCGCCCGCGGCGAGGCCCGCGAAGCGCTGGAGGCGCGCGTTGCCGCGGACCCGTTCGTCAAGGAGGGCGTCGTCAGCGCCGAGATCCACCAGATCGCTCCCGGCCGCACCCACGAGGGCCTCGCCGCCCTGCTCGCCTGA